The DNA region ATGTCGAGGTCGCCCCAGAAGACGTCGGCGAGGAACTGCTGCAGCGCGCGGTGCAGCATCGGGCCGCGCCACACCACGGGCGTATTGCCCTCGGTGAACATGGAGATCGAGATGACCTTCACCTCATGCGCGATCGGCGGCATGATCATGCGCTCGACCTGGGTGGGCCGCTGCGTGGTGCCCAGCATGCGCGGGACGCTGTGGCCGTAGATGTCGGCGTCGAGCACGCCCACCGAGAGACCCTTCGCGGCCATGGCGGCGGCGAGATTCACGGTGACCGAGGACTTTCCGACGCCACCCTTGCCGGAGGCGACCGCGTACACGCGGGTGAGCGAACCGGGCTGGGCGAACGGGATGACCGGTTCGGCGGCGTCGCCGCGCAGCTTGCGGCGCAGTTCGGTGCGCTGCTCGTCGTTCATGACGTCCAGGTCGACGGTGATGGCGCCGACTCCGGCCACGTCCGCGACGGCCTTCGTGACCCGTTCCTGGATGGCGGTTTTCATCGGGCACGCCGAGGTCGTCAGGTAGATCACGACCTTGACGGCGCCGTCCGTGCCGACATCGACGCTCTTCACCATGCCCAGCTCGGTGATCGGCTTCCGGATCTCCGGGTCGTTCACCTTCGCGAGCGCGCCCCGCACATCCGATTCCGTAACCACTGGCATGGGGCCAAGTCTAGGAGCGCCGGTTTCGCGCTCCGATGCGGGGCACTCGAGTCAGAGTCGGGACATCGGTCAGATGCGGGGGAGGGCGGCGGCCGCGGGCGCGATGCCGGAGCCGTAGGCGGTCTCCCAGGCCATCACGTTGGCGACGTAGGCCATGGAGTTGTTGTAGCGCAGGATGGCCCGTGTCTGCTGGCCCGGGTCGCGCATGTCGAGGCCGCCGGAGCACAGGTACTTGCCCGCGGTGAGGGTGGCGTCGTAGATGTTCTGCGGATCGGCGATGCCGTCGCCGTTGCCGTCGGCCGCGTACTTGCGCCAGGTTTCGGGCAGGAACTGCATGGGTCCCACGGCGCGGCGGTAGCTTCCGGACAGGCCGTCCAGGTCGCCGCCCTCGGAGGTGGCGATGACGTTGTTGCCGTAGAGGCTTCCGTCGAGGATCGGTCCGTAGATGGGTTGTAGCGGGTTGCCGTCGTCGTCGACCTTGCCGCCGAAGCCGTGCGTGGATTCGACGCGGCCGATGCCGGCCAGCAGGTTCCACGGCATGTTGCAGGTCGGATTCTCCACCGCGAGTACGCGTTCGGCGTTCTCGTAGGCGTCGTGGGCGATGCCGGGCATGCCGAGCGGTCCGGCGGGCCGTGTGGAGGGCACCCGGCCCTCGGGCAGGGCGACGGACTTCACTTCCGGCGGGCCCACGGGGGCAACCTGTTTGGCCTCGTGCAGCAGGGGTTCCGGAGCGGCCGCGGGGGGTGCGGCTTCGGGCTGGGGCAGTTGATCCTCGTCGCCGTCGAACTGATGCTGGACGGTTGCCGCGAGCTTGTCGGTGAGGTGGCCATCACCGGCTCCGGTAACTGTGGCGAGGCCTGCGGGCACGAGCCCGGTCAATGCGATGAC from Nocardia tengchongensis includes:
- a CDS encoding lytic transglycosylase domain-containing protein; translation: MEGHHTVGRHRKPPVPRVRRGSVIALTGLVPAGLATVTGAGDGHLTDKLAATVQHQFDGDEDQLPQPEAAPPAAAPEPLLHEAKQVAPVGPPEVKSVALPEGRVPSTRPAGPLGMPGIAHDAYENAERVLAVENPTCNMPWNLLAGIGRVESTHGFGGKVDDDGNPLQPIYGPILDGSLYGNNVIATSEGGDLDGLSGSYRRAVGPMQFLPETWRKYAADGNGDGIADPQNIYDATLTAGKYLCSGGLDMRDPGQQTRAILRYNNSMAYVANVMAWETAYGSGIAPAAAALPRI
- a CDS encoding Mrp/NBP35 family ATP-binding protein, yielding MPVVTESDVRGALAKVNDPEIRKPITELGMVKSVDVGTDGAVKVVIYLTTSACPMKTAIQERVTKAVADVAGVGAITVDLDVMNDEQRTELRRKLRGDAAEPVIPFAQPGSLTRVYAVASGKGGVGKSSVTVNLAAAMAAKGLSVGVLDADIYGHSVPRMLGTTQRPTQVERMIMPPIAHEVKVISISMFTEGNTPVVWRGPMLHRALQQFLADVFWGDLDILLLDLPPGTGDVAISLAQLIPNAEILVVTTPQLAAAEVAERAGSIALQTRQRIAGVIENMSWLDLPDGSRMELYGSGGGQTVADNLTRTIGANVPLLGQIPIEQQLREAGDEGTPIVLRAPESASGKALLDIADKLSVRRRGLAGMSLSIDTTRHL